CTCATGCGTAACTTTGGGGATTCGCGAAAAATTGCCTCCCTTTTAACGCGGCTGGGAATGAAGGAGGACGAGGAGCTAGAGCATCCCTGGTTAACCAAGGCGGTGGAGACGGCGCAAAAGCGCGTCGAGCAGCGGAATTACATGATTCGAAAACACACGCTGCAATATGACGATGTGCTCAACTTGCAGCGGCAGGTGGTGTATTCCTATCGGAACGAGGTGCTCCATTCGGACAATCCCCGGGAGGAAATCTTTGAGGTCGTGGAAGAGGTGGTGCGGGAGGAAGCGACAAAACGGCTGGAGAGCGAGGAGCCGGATGTAGAGGGGTTTCTTTCCTGGGTGAATCTGCACTTTCCGCTGGCTGTAAAGCCGGGCGATTTTCCCTGGGCGGAAAATGCGGACCGTTCTGCCGAAGAATGTCTGCGGAGAATCCGCGAGGCGTATGAGCTGAAGATCAAATTCGAGGATCCGGGCGAAGTGAAAGAGATGGAACGGTACATCGTTCTTTCGGCAATCGATCGCCTGTGGCAGGAGCACTTGTATGCGATGGACGGTCTTCGCGGGGGGATCGGTTTGCGGGCCTATGGACAGAGGGATCCACTGGTGGAATATAAGCAGGAAGCCTTTGCGATGTTCCAGGAGCTTATGGGACAGCTGAAGCGGGAGATTGTGCACAATCTTTTCCGGTCGGCCTCGAGCCTTCTTGCCTTTGAGCAGTTTTTGGCCGCTTTGCCCCAGAAACTGGTTAAGGAGGACGTTCGCCAGTTGGGTTTAGAGACCCCGGTTTTGGAGGCTCCTGGGCAGCTCCACGAGCCGCAAGGGGACGGGGAAGAAATCCCGGAGGTAGTCCTTCCGATACGGCGAGCTGGGCCGAAGATGGGGCGAAACGATCCGTGCCCGCTGGATCCAACCAAGAAGTTTAAACACTGTTGCGGAGCCTTGGGGGAAAAGACCTGTATCAAGGTGGTTCTTGGACCGGAGTACGCTCCCCCCAAGAAGGGGGCTAAAGGAAAGCGCGGCCAGGAAAAGGGGTAGAAAGAGGTTTCGCAAGCTCTGGAACTCGAGCTGTTGTCTCCGATTGCGGGGAAAGGCAGAACTGTTTCTCGATCGATGCGCGTTGAGGTCGTCAACACCGGCAATGAGCTTCTTTCGGGGCGTGTGCTCAATCATCACTTAGCCTTTTTGGGTCGAGAGCTTTTTGCGCTCGGCTTGCGGATTGCTCGGCAGGTTACGGTTCCGGATGGGGAAGGGCTGTCAGAGGTGCTGCGAGAGGCTTGGATTCGATGCGAGCTTCTCGTGGTCACGGGCGGGTTGGGCCCGACCTCTGATGATGTTACTCGAAGGGCGGCCGCGGAAGCGATTGGTGTGGAGTTAGAATTCCGTCCAGAACTTGAAGCCGAGGTCTGCCGGACCTATGAGTCTCAGGGTTTGCGAGGGACGGAATGGGCTGCGAGGGCCCAGGCTTGGGTCCTTCGCGGAGCCAAGCTTTTGCCGAACCCTTTTGGAACGGCGTGGGGGATGATTGTAGAAAAGGAGGGCAAGTCCATTGTTCTTCTTCCGGGCCCTCCAAGAGAACTCCAACCCATGTGGCGCGACCATGTCGTGCCCTGGCTCAAAGAAAAGCTGGGTGTTCGGTCTCTCTTTGAACATAGGTTTCGGACGTTTGGATTGGGCGAATCTCGGATCGAGGATCGAATCGGTTCGCTTTTACGAAAGTTCCGTTCCGTGGAAATCGGATACTACGAGCATCTCGGGGAGGTCGAGTTGCGTGTGGTCTCTTCGGATTTTCGGGAATGGGAGGAGGCGATTGAGGTGATTCGGGAAAGGCTTGGGGATTGGATTTTCTCCGAGGACGGCGAAAGTCTCGAGGAGGTGGTGATCCACGCGGCCCGTTCGTTGGGAAAGAAACTTGCCGTAGCGGAATCCTGCA
This genomic interval from Candidatus Methylacidithermus pantelleriae contains the following:
- a CDS encoding CinA family nicotinamide mononucleotide deamidase-related protein, with amino-acid sequence MRVEVVNTGNELLSGRVLNHHLAFLGRELFALGLRIARQVTVPDGEGLSEVLREAWIRCELLVVTGGLGPTSDDVTRRAAAEAIGVELEFRPELEAEVCRTYESQGLRGTEWAARAQAWVLRGAKLLPNPFGTAWGMIVEKEGKSIVLLPGPPRELQPMWRDHVVPWLKEKLGVRSLFEHRFRTFGLGESRIEDRIGSLLRKFRSVEIGYYEHLGEVELRVVSSDFREWEEAIEVIRERLGDWIFSEDGESLEEVVIHAARSLGKKLAVAESCTGGLLAHRLTNVPGSSLVFTFGWVTYGAVAKVQELGVPQEVLERWGEVSGPTAEAMAYGALERSGADVAVGITGVAGPGASPGGPPAGTAWIGLAWPGQKRSFACFHEVGDRPSFKFLLTQEALDLVRRKLLGLPDKG